One Spiroplasma endosymbiont of Cantharis nigra DNA segment encodes these proteins:
- the potCD gene encoding spermidine/putrescine ABC transporter permease/substrate-binding protein: MKKFIKSSYFLIMMLFIYVPIAVMIIFSFNSGSSVTSWSGFSLEWYSALVNNSPFMKSITVSLFVAMVSTIMSLLIGMMAVVGLTKIKKRSADNWVRIANIPLVNADVITAVGLMLLFVLAGLKFGIVTLIAAHISFNVPYVIITVLPFMNRIDKNILEASKDLGGNQRQTFYKVVLPILTPCIITAAAICFAMSFDDFIISYFTGGGQTNVSTFIYTAKRMQPYINAFGTLLVASIVLIVLIWNIIQIALQKSKDVKVQIKKGEYKIKVISRIESEIKYLQSCLSTGTRTQKTKNLKLLAKFKLLKIQFKLLNSKNNNKKISKLEWKKELISSEIKTEKRYFTIFKKLNIKKSQIELKIKKMTNEKKIRKFEQVLSKLERKIYKYEKEIEWINERNQNDKDKALEIGQQVIDLKEELANLEYPNSKEISWYNKKIKELSIKRDSLLEGRNQYKLRMTIEKLALLQKENEEKSRKKYEQLKLIKEKVFRKISLVDSIDKQINLLNKVDESYSSKLAELQKIREEKLKEATQSINSNLAIKEEKLEKVNNYVKAKKDKYFPDVLEETYVPKSNRWIKRNWKQLTMGSALLISFSLLTTAYVMNNIYDLVIGNWGSYIDVNLITKFEKETGYKVNYQQYDSNESLYNKTYTFNYDIMVPSDYMVEKLATEGALQKIDWDKVETIENPIENPSSKVCNDTLFQEDEIEKEILHYNCNILDAHENHKFKDADDISSNLLDYSIPWFWGDVRIVFNLGDMVNGQFKENTKLVNFLKEQNIFTEQINQKSMFYEIDPNKLSWDILWKGAEAGFNLALNEDPKNVFMYGFEKLYGNVEAKDGLTVSNVALSKQQQIDNVSNEIKNLVSYRNVGLYGDQLQDKVHDKDFDIAVMYNGDLIYATQDDYESEVEEDNLIVNREEVQSNNFDFTIISEVPRKDLTHKNIKILDKEVKKESTNLWSDNLVISSGNRELEATYAFINFIYSRDSQEALVDETGMPTGFQEILEYGMTKGDEWEKWFTPQEGDSFSFDEKFDNYLVDKFNQIISTKH, from the coding sequence ATGAAAAAATTCATCAAATCAAGTTACTTCTTAATAATGATGTTATTTATTTATGTACCAATTGCAGTGATGATTATATTTTCATTTAACTCTGGTAGTAGTGTTACAAGTTGAAGTGGATTTAGTTTGGAATGATATAGTGCCTTAGTCAATAACTCTCCATTTATGAAATCAATAACTGTATCATTATTTGTAGCAATGGTTTCTACAATAATGTCACTACTAATTGGTATGATGGCTGTTGTAGGATTAACAAAAATTAAAAAGAGATCAGCAGATAATTGAGTAAGGATAGCAAATATACCTTTGGTAAATGCTGATGTTATTACTGCAGTAGGATTAATGTTATTATTTGTTCTTGCAGGATTAAAATTTGGAATTGTTACTTTAATTGCAGCGCACATCTCTTTTAATGTGCCTTATGTAATTATTACAGTTCTTCCATTTATGAACAGAATTGATAAAAACATTCTTGAAGCTTCTAAAGATCTTGGTGGAAATCAAAGACAAACTTTTTATAAAGTTGTTCTTCCAATTTTAACACCTTGTATTATTACAGCAGCAGCAATTTGTTTTGCAATGAGTTTTGATGATTTTATTATTTCTTACTTTACTGGTGGAGGACAAACTAACGTATCTACTTTTATTTATACTGCTAAAAGAATGCAACCCTATATAAATGCTTTTGGAACTTTATTGGTAGCTTCAATTGTGCTTATAGTTTTAATTTGAAATATAATTCAAATTGCTTTACAGAAATCAAAAGATGTGAAAGTTCAAATTAAAAAAGGTGAATATAAAATAAAAGTGATTAGTAGAATTGAAAGTGAAATTAAGTATCTTCAAAGTTGTCTTTCAACTGGTACTAGAACACAAAAGACTAAAAATTTAAAACTTTTGGCTAAATTTAAATTGCTTAAAATTCAATTTAAGTTATTAAATAGTAAAAATAACAATAAAAAAATTAGTAAATTAGAGTGAAAGAAAGAGTTAATTTCATCAGAAATTAAAACAGAAAAAAGATATTTTACAATATTTAAAAAGTTAAATATTAAGAAATCACAAATTGAATTAAAAATTAAAAAAATGACAAATGAGAAAAAAATAAGAAAATTTGAGCAAGTTTTAAGTAAATTAGAAAGAAAAATTTATAAGTACGAAAAAGAAATTGAATGAATTAATGAAAGAAATCAAAATGACAAAGATAAGGCTTTGGAAATTGGTCAACAAGTAATTGATTTAAAAGAAGAGTTGGCAAATTTAGAGTATCCAAACTCAAAAGAAATTTCTTGATACAATAAAAAAATAAAAGAACTTTCTATTAAAAGAGACAGTTTACTTGAGGGAAGAAATCAATATAAACTAAGAATGACTATTGAAAAATTGGCTTTATTACAAAAAGAAAATGAAGAAAAATCAAGAAAAAAATATGAACAATTAAAATTAATTAAGGAAAAAGTATTTAGAAAAATATCACTTGTGGATTCTATAGATAAGCAAATTAATTTATTAAATAAAGTTGATGAAAGTTACTCATCTAAGTTAGCTGAATTACAAAAAATTAGAGAAGAAAAACTTAAAGAAGCAACTCAATCAATTAATTCTAATTTAGCTATAAAAGAGGAAAAATTAGAAAAAGTTAATAATTATGTCAAAGCTAAAAAAGATAAGTATTTTCCTGATGTATTAGAAGAAACTTATGTTCCTAAGTCAAATAGATGAATTAAAAGAAACTGAAAGCAACTTACTATGGGTTCAGCTCTATTAATCTCATTTTCATTATTAACAACAGCATATGTAATGAATAATATTTATGATTTAGTAATTGGAAATTGAGGAAGTTATATTGATGTTAATTTAATTACTAAGTTTGAAAAAGAAACAGGGTATAAAGTTAACTATCAACAATATGATTCAAATGAGTCTCTATATAATAAAACATACACATTTAACTATGACATAATGGTGCCAAGTGATTACATGGTTGAAAAATTAGCTACAGAAGGTGCCTTACAAAAAATTGATTGAGATAAAGTTGAAACAATTGAAAATCCAATTGAAAATCCTAGCTCTAAAGTTTGTAATGATACTTTATTTCAAGAGGACGAAATAGAGAAAGAAATATTACACTATAATTGCAATATTTTAGACGCTCATGAAAATCATAAATTCAAAGATGCTGATGATATTTCTTCTAACTTATTAGATTATTCAATTCCTTGATTTTGAGGAGATGTTAGAATTGTATTTAACTTAGGGGATATGGTGAATGGTCAATTTAAGGAAAATACAAAATTAGTAAATTTCTTAAAGGAGCAAAATATATTCACAGAACAAATAAATCAAAAAAGCATGTTTTATGAAATAGATCCTAATAAATTATCATGGGACATCTTATGAAAAGGTGCAGAAGCTGGATTTAATCTTGCATTAAATGAAGACCCCAAAAATGTATTTATGTATGGTTTTGAAAAGCTATATGGAAATGTTGAGGCAAAAGATGGTCTTACAGTTAGCAATGTTGCATTAAGTAAACAGCAACAAATTGATAATGTGTCAAATGAAATTAAAAATCTTGTAAGCTATAGAAATGTAGGATTATATGGAGATCAACTTCAAGATAAAGTTCATGATAAAGATTTTGATATTGCAGTAATGTATAATGGAGATTTAATTTATGCAACTCAAGATGACTATGAAAGTGAAGTTGAAGAAGATAACTTAATAGTCAATCGAGAAGAGGTTCAATCAAATAATTTTGATTTTACAATAATATCAGAAGTACCTAGAAAAGATTTAACACATAAAAATATTAAAATTTTAGATAAAGAAGTTAAAAAAGAATCAACAAATCTATGAAGTGATAATCTTGTTATTTCAAGTGGAAATAGAGAGTTAGAAGCAACTTATGCTTTTATAAACTTTATTTATAGTAGAGACTCTCAAGAGGCTCTTGTTGATGAAACTGGGATGCCTACTGGATTTCAAGAGATATTAGAATATGGAATGACAAAAGGCGATGAATGAGAGAAATGATTTACGCCTCAAGAAGGAGATTCATTTAGTTTTGATGAAAAATTTGACAATTACTTAGTTGATAAATTCAATCAGATAATTTCAACTAAACATTAA
- the potB gene encoding spermidine/putrescine ABC transporter permease translates to MNNLNNDKDIIEEKNNVEVEKELDDIENIESEGTEIETEIPKIKLKEKIQEFKIVKGIKSKVWPIMLPFMVVMGFLVVLPLLGIIIFSIIEATGNSIKFKLDFSNFVKLLTSGSILYVLFLSLMYAFIASIICVACAYPIALIMAQLKNKLLAKNVWVLVTLPIWISMILKILGLRSLFLVISPSFLGTPIAVIIGMVYMFLPFAISPIYNAIENQDRNYYLAALDLKASKSKAFWHTTFRQSLPGVFAGFTLVLIQAATSLLIVRYMGDGKINLITSIIENYFFRGTDFTFGATIAIALALLLFAIMGIMKLISNKFEVRGSKKWKNSSNQVTS, encoded by the coding sequence ATGAATAATTTAAATAACGATAAAGACATTATAGAAGAAAAAAATAATGTTGAAGTCGAAAAAGAATTAGATGATATTGAAAATATAGAATCTGAAGGAACAGAAATAGAAACAGAAATACCAAAAATAAAATTAAAAGAAAAAATTCAGGAATTTAAAATTGTAAAAGGAATCAAATCAAAAGTTTGACCAATAATGTTACCATTTATGGTTGTAATGGGATTTTTAGTTGTTCTTCCATTATTAGGAATAATTATTTTTTCAATAATTGAAGCAACAGGTAATAGTATTAAATTTAAACTTGATTTTTCAAACTTTGTTAAGCTTTTAACATCAGGGTCAATTTTATATGTTTTATTTTTATCGTTAATGTATGCATTTATAGCAAGTATTATATGTGTCGCTTGTGCTTATCCAATAGCTTTAATAATGGCTCAATTAAAAAATAAATTATTAGCAAAAAATGTATGAGTGCTTGTTACATTACCAATTTGAATAAGTATGATATTAAAAATTCTTGGATTGCGAAGTTTATTCTTAGTGATTTCACCAAGTTTTTTGGGAACACCAATAGCAGTTATTATTGGAATGGTTTATATGTTTTTACCATTTGCGATATCACCAATTTATAATGCAATTGAAAATCAAGATAGAAACTATTATTTGGCTGCTTTAGATTTAAAAGCAAGTAAGTCAAAAGCGTTTTGACATACAACTTTTAGACAATCATTGCCAGGGGTTTTTGCTGGATTTACATTAGTATTAATTCAAGCTGCCACATCGCTTTTAATTGTTAGATATATGGGTGATGGAAAAATAAATTTAATTACTTCAATTATTGAAAACTATTTCTTTAGAGGAACTGATTTCACTTTTGGAGCAACAATAGCGATTGCTTTGGCATTACTTTTATTTGCAATCATGGGAATTATGAAATTAATTTCAAATAAATTTGAAGTTAGGGGGTCAAAAAAATGAAAAAATTCATCAAATCAAGTTACTTCTTAA
- the potA gene encoding spermidine/putrescine ABC transporter ATP-binding protein, with amino-acid sequence MNNNNILEIRNLTKSYDGKVVLKGVSFNIKEGEFITLLGPSGCGKTTTLNIIGGREKQDSGDLLFEGKDLTPIPSNKRQINTIFQNYALFPHYDVYDNIAYGLRVKRVKEDLITKEVMQYIKKFSLEGMENKRVHELSGGQKQRVAIARALILKPKILLLDEPMSALDVQLRKRMQDELKELQEEIGITFILVTHDQEEALTLSDRIVVMNDGAIQQIGSPEEIYNEPENNWVANFIGVSNVIEDGEFIKDLKVKFDGKEFECTDKGFGENEKNIDIVLRPEDLKIQKPDKGFFNGIVENIIFKGVHYEITIKTKNRSYIVHTTEFHDFDKEVSIKWNPDDLHIMWKEIDE; translated from the coding sequence ATGAACAACAATAATATTTTAGAGATTAGAAATCTTACTAAAAGTTATGATGGAAAAGTTGTTTTAAAAGGTGTTAGTTTTAATATTAAAGAAGGAGAGTTTATAACTCTTTTAGGACCATCTGGGTGTGGTAAGACAACTACTTTAAATATCATTGGGGGAAGAGAAAAACAAGACTCTGGTGATTTATTATTTGAAGGAAAAGATCTTACTCCAATTCCAAGTAATAAAAGACAAATAAACACAATTTTTCAAAATTATGCACTTTTCCCTCATTATGATGTTTACGATAATATTGCTTATGGATTAAGAGTTAAAAGAGTTAAAGAAGATTTGATAACTAAAGAAGTAATGCAATATATCAAAAAATTTTCATTAGAAGGTATGGAAAATAAAAGGGTTCATGAATTAAGTGGTGGTCAAAAGCAACGTGTTGCAATTGCTAGAGCACTTATTTTGAAACCAAAAATTCTACTTTTGGATGAACCTATGTCAGCTCTTGATGTTCAATTAAGAAAAAGAATGCAAGATGAATTAAAAGAGCTTCAAGAAGAAATTGGAATAACATTTATTTTAGTTACCCATGATCAAGAAGAAGCTTTAACTTTAAGTGACAGAATAGTTGTTATGAATGATGGAGCAATTCAACAAATTGGTTCTCCAGAAGAAATTTATAATGAACCAGAAAATAACTGAGTTGCTAATTTTATTGGTGTATCAAATGTTATTGAAGATGGTGAATTTATAAAAGATTTAAAAGTTAAATTTGATGGTAAAGAATTTGAATGTACTGATAAAGGTTTTGGAGAAAATGAAAAAAATATTGATATTGTGTTAAGACCTGAAGATTTAAAAATTCAAAAACCAGACAAAGGCTTCTTTAATGGTATAGTTGAAAATATTATATTTAAAGGTGTCCATTATGAAATCACTATTAAAACAAAAAATAGAAGTTATATTGTACACACAACTGAATTCCATGATTTTGATAAAGAAGTTTCTATTAAATGAAATCCCGACGATTTACATATTATGTGAAAAGAGATAGATGAATAA
- a CDS encoding glycoside hydrolase domain-containing protein encodes MKRKPKIIIIIFMSLILVTSIVTAMTFMILKNNKNIIINNKQSAVWQSGPLKKEDKKELEYSNDLSYFFGETEFNYVTYKKNNSQYNFYGDEVNVKRTKIYNNKVKLWKNDIFEEQIILFKNINQDTIKNINVEILNQNENINVSAHVINPIKSNNTTMANNDLIPLGEFYTFDQVSNDNNLDQMPLSFQPILIRYISNNKAAEGLLKIKISYIINNIKKEIFIDKEYIINDNLQYETSDFGSSAMFFPNTSSKFILKNLNEVVTKRKVDYKDDDNIDFKDYKKLKNIIGIENPLLPKDSEVYNVEQKDEFIRVWLKSETYKYVTTAGQQINYINIDFYKENNLTESAVLSTESQATKIIGNYDYAIVDDITRTLPKYLDSNPLITRNNILGRKIKEMSEKSNYESISVPNFGLGNFIKYVFLPNEGEKNIINKFMGDNLEEIFNQINNKGIWKLDFKVFDRYVKFLKDSGVKNILIPIGSRGSSNMFNFFVKDSDQRAYQVAANSLYVNNKGEITEDGVSIINQMIPLLRDQLAVHASQNSDIYEDINIYYSYDEFSAEVNNLSIDIFKEINDKYKNFWKSHLYGGWEFKLDSKDFEGLENALDVYDYVTLQQREFIYEFSKTEKKLDDLIKYFNKRNYQNKKTHIYSSWNNYPATYLNSNGYEMLWAMLFSSKVGADGYDRYQVDGYKNDISLDGEVLDATKEPGDSFYIYPGDGNEMLDSLRYTNMVKGVNLVNKAKVILQDNPNFVNYKEVLQFVTDDENRYISEKWNLNYYDYNKNFSSKSLSGQATYINWLIKNYKF; translated from the coding sequence ATGAAAAGAAAACCAAAGATCATAATAATAATTTTTATGAGTTTAATCTTGGTAACTTCAATAGTTACTGCAATGACATTTATGATTTTAAAAAACAATAAAAATATTATTATTAATAATAAGCAATCTGCTGTTTGACAAAGTGGTCCTTTAAAAAAAGAAGATAAGAAAGAATTAGAATACTCTAATGATTTATCTTATTTTTTTGGTGAAACAGAATTTAATTATGTGACTTATAAAAAGAATAACAGTCAATATAATTTTTATGGAGATGAAGTGAATGTTAAAAGAACAAAAATTTACAATAATAAAGTAAAACTTTGAAAAAATGATATTTTTGAAGAGCAAATTATATTATTTAAAAATATTAATCAAGATACTATAAAAAATATTAATGTAGAAATTTTAAATCAAAATGAAAATATCAATGTTTCAGCTCACGTTATTAATCCAATTAAAAGTAATAATACTACAATGGCAAATAATGATTTAATTCCACTTGGAGAATTTTATACATTTGATCAAGTATCTAATGATAATAATCTTGATCAGATGCCTTTAAGCTTTCAACCAATATTAATTAGATATATTAGTAATAATAAAGCTGCTGAAGGTTTATTAAAAATAAAAATTAGTTATATTATTAATAATATTAAAAAAGAAATTTTCATAGATAAAGAATATATAATTAATGATAATTTGCAGTATGAAACTTCAGATTTTGGTTCTAGTGCAATGTTTTTTCCAAATACTTCTTCAAAGTTTATTTTAAAAAATCTAAATGAAGTGGTTACTAAAAGAAAAGTAGATTATAAAGACGATGATAATATAGATTTTAAGGATTATAAAAAATTAAAAAATATAATTGGAATTGAGAATCCATTATTACCAAAGGATTCTGAAGTATATAATGTAGAGCAAAAAGATGAATTTATAAGAGTTTGATTAAAATCAGAAACATATAAATATGTTACAACTGCAGGTCAACAAATTAATTATATAAATATTGACTTTTATAAGGAGAATAATTTAACAGAATCTGCGGTTTTAAGTACTGAATCTCAGGCTACAAAAATTATTGGCAATTATGACTATGCAATAGTAGATGATATTACAAGAACTTTGCCAAAGTATTTAGATTCAAACCCTTTAATTACAAGAAATAATATCTTGGGAAGAAAAATAAAGGAAATGTCTGAAAAATCAAATTATGAAAGTATCTCAGTGCCTAATTTTGGTTTGGGTAATTTTATAAAGTATGTTTTTTTACCTAATGAAGGTGAAAAAAATATTATAAATAAATTTATGGGAGATAATTTAGAAGAAATATTTAATCAAATCAATAATAAGGGAATTTGAAAATTAGATTTTAAAGTTTTTGATAGATATGTTAAGTTTTTAAAAGATAGTGGAGTTAAAAATATATTAATACCCATTGGCTCAAGGGGTTCTTCTAATATGTTTAATTTTTTTGTCAAGGATTCAGATCAAAGAGCTTATCAAGTTGCTGCAAATAGTTTATATGTAAATAATAAAGGTGAAATAACAGAAGATGGTGTTTCAATAATAAATCAAATGATCCCATTATTGCGTGATCAACTTGCAGTACATGCAAGTCAAAATAGTGATATTTATGAAGATATAAATATATACTATTCATATGATGAATTTTCAGCGGAAGTAAATAATTTATCAATAGATATTTTTAAAGAAATTAATGATAAATATAAAAATTTTTGAAAAAGTCATTTATATGGAGGATGAGAATTTAAATTGGATTCAAAAGATTTTGAAGGACTTGAAAATGCTTTAGATGTTTATGATTATGTTACTTTACAGCAAAGAGAATTTATTTATGAATTTAGTAAAACAGAAAAAAAACTAGATGATTTAATTAAATATTTTAATAAGAGAAACTATCAAAATAAAAAAACTCATATATACTCTTCATGAAATAATTATCCAGCTACTTATTTAAATAGTAATGGATATGAAATGTTATGAGCAATGCTATTCTCAAGTAAAGTTGGAGCAGATGGTTATGATAGATATCAAGTAGATGGTTATAAAAATGATATTTCATTAGATGGTGAAGTTTTAGATGCAACAAAAGAGCCGGGAGATTCGTTTTATATTTATCCTGGTGATGGAAATGAAATGCTAGATAGTTTAAGATACACTAATATGGTTAAGGGAGTTAATCTTGTAAATAAGGCAAAAGTTATTTTGCAAGATAATCCAAACTTTGTTAATTATAAAGAGGTATTGCAATTCGTTACAGATGATGAAAATAGATATATTAGTGAAAAATGAAATTTAAATTATTATGACTATAATAAGAATTTTTCAAGTAAAAGTTTATCAGGTCAAGCAACTTATATAAATTGATTAATTAAAAACTATAAATTTTAA
- a CDS encoding HAD family hydrolase, with protein sequence MIKLIALDIDGTLVKRRNLVSKTNIKAIKEARKKGIKICIATGRNISRAKNIAKAIGLDSAQEFLISLNGGATFKYNEKAEPIMVEEHLFELEDFKYIYDVAKENKLSCFSYAKDPNIAYVLKKDLFTYVLKKFSHRKLIRYNRDTVKDTSYKIVVYGKPNGISDLKEKLKDKQFEMFSWSYVPHSSNVEINPKGVDKLYSLQNVAKSYGIKAEEIMYFGDSDNDQRAIEWVGQGIAMGNSKKHLKDLASDSTKTNKKHGVGYWIQKTVLV encoded by the coding sequence TTGATAAAGTTAATAGCACTTGATATAGATGGAACTTTAGTAAAAAGAAGAAATTTAGTATCGAAAACAAATATTAAGGCCATTAAAGAGGCAAGAAAAAAAGGAATAAAAATTTGTATTGCCACAGGTAGAAATATATCAAGAGCTAAAAATATTGCAAAAGCAATTGGTCTTGATTCAGCTCAAGAATTTTTAATAAGTTTAAACGGTGGAGCTACTTTTAAATACAATGAAAAAGCTGAACCAATTATGGTTGAAGAACATTTATTTGAGTTAGAAGATTTTAAATACATTTATGATGTTGCTAAAGAAAATAAATTAAGCTGTTTTAGTTATGCAAAAGATCCAAATATTGCATATGTGTTAAAAAAGGATTTATTTACATATGTGTTAAAAAAATTTTCTCACAGAAAACTTATTAGATATAATCGTGATACAGTAAAAGATACTTCATATAAAATTGTTGTATATGGAAAACCAAATGGTATTTCTGATCTTAAAGAAAAATTAAAAGATAAGCAATTTGAAATGTTTTCATGGAGTTATGTCCCGCATTCATCTAATGTTGAAATTAATCCAAAAGGTGTAGATAAATTATACTCACTTCAAAATGTGGCAAAATCTTATGGAATAAAAGCAGAAGAAATAATGTATTTTGGTGATAGTGATAATGATCAAAGAGCAATTGAATGAGTGGGACAAGGAATTGCAATGGGAAATTCTAAAAAGCACTTAAAGGATCTTGCATCAGATTCAACAAAAACGAACAAGAAACATGGAGTTGGTTACTGAATTCAAAAAACAGTACTAGTCTAA
- the trxA gene encoding thioredoxin — translation MAVKVIETVEEFNQEISKEATVVDFYAEWCGPCKMFAPIFDLTSNEEETVNFIKVDTDKLKEVALKYNVMSIPTIIMFKNGEVVKQNSGFMPKDILKQFIK, via the coding sequence ATGGCAGTTAAAGTAATAGAAACAGTAGAAGAATTTAATCAAGAAATATCAAAAGAAGCAACAGTAGTTGACTTTTATGCAGAATGATGTGGACCTTGTAAAATGTTTGCACCAATTTTTGATTTAACATCAAACGAAGAAGAAACAGTAAATTTTATTAAAGTGGATACTGATAAATTAAAGGAAGTAGCATTAAAATATAATGTTATGTCAATTCCAACTATTATTATGTTTAAAAATGGTGAAGTTGTTAAGCAAAATAGTGGTTTTATGCCAAAAGATATATTAAAACAATTTATTAAATAA
- a CDS encoding HAD-IIB family hydrolase, producing MELKENVLIFSDLDGSALASTHEFSEFTKEVVKKVYEKNYYFIPVTARCTKDTFEQQSIYLELDKLGGIAAANNGTHIYDFKKNNWIKKEYISKETLKQIFNITYGKIGKYKVHFISDDAYFVYGPGENSIYWSEIMKIDYKVIDSFEEIDKEINHITVVLEKEPSQESIELFYKNFAIISNELDIIKYTDRVYELAIKGIHKGSVVKDVLNYLSLDKSNTTTFGFGDSFNDFELAEQVDNFIAMENGLKELKEKAMFVTKTNDENGVAEYIIKNIL from the coding sequence ATGGAATTAAAAGAAAATGTTCTTATTTTTTCAGATTTAGATGGTAGTGCTTTGGCGAGTACACATGAATTTAGTGAATTTACAAAAGAAGTTGTAAAAAAAGTTTATGAAAAAAACTACTATTTTATACCAGTAACTGCAAGATGCACAAAAGATACCTTTGAACAACAATCTATATACTTAGAGTTGGACAAGCTTGGTGGAATTGCTGCAGCAAATAATGGAACTCATATATATGATTTCAAAAAGAATAATTGAATAAAAAAAGAATATATTTCTAAGGAAACTTTAAAACAAATTTTTAATATAACTTATGGAAAAATTGGAAAATATAAAGTTCACTTTATTAGTGACGACGCATATTTTGTTTATGGGCCAGGTGAAAATTCAATATATTGATCAGAAATTATGAAAATTGATTATAAAGTAATTGACTCTTTTGAAGAAATTGATAAGGAAATTAATCATATTACAGTAGTTTTAGAAAAAGAACCATCTCAGGAAAGTATTGAATTATTTTATAAAAATTTTGCTATTATAAGTAATGAACTTGATATAATCAAATATACAGATAGAGTTTATGAATTAGCAATTAAAGGAATTCATAAGGGATCTGTAGTTAAAGATGTACTAAACTATTTAAGTTTAGATAAATCAAATACAACAACATTTGGATTTGGTGATAGTTTTAACGATTTTGAATTAGCTGAACAAGTTGACAATTTTATAGCAATGGAAAATGGATTAAAAGAACTAAAAGAAAAAGCTATGTTTGTCACTAAGACAAATGATGAAAATGGAGTAGCAGAATATATAATTAAAAATATATTATAA